The genomic segment ttcaaaaaacttttAACATACCTCCGACcaaattaaattggttaatcagtCAGTTAACTGATCAAAATTGATTTGATCGATTAATTCggttttaacttaaatttaaacACCCCTACTGGTAGGAAGATAACATATTAGCAacgaattaaaattcaaatatcaaaattaacattttagaagaaaaaatatcatattaaaagaTTTGATAAAGTAGAAGGGTCAAATATGATATTTTCCCTTGGTATAGGCATAGCGAAAGAAGGCCAACTTTTGACTtccttttattaaataaatactGAAAATTTTGTAGCTTAGGAGAGTCAGAATGACGACTTCGGAATTGCGGTTGCAGCCAAACAACTTGGACGCTTCTCTCTTCAATCATACTCCCTTTTACTGGTTTTTATATCTTGCTTTCATTACCaactcttttattattatttgatttatccCTGAAATATCAATTGGGTGTGTTTCCAGCGAGGAGAACGTCTATTTTCTTTGCAAGAAACTTTGTTCATCCGAGATAGCAGATGCTCAAGGATCTGATCTTTTCGTCGTTTTCATTTCCAATGACAATAAACAGGCACGTatatttttccatttcttttttgggttttccCTTTTCTTAGCTTTTTCGTCCTTTGGAACTCATAATCCAATTCGGatattgggtttttctttttcctttacaaaaaacttgaattttgcaGTATTGCAAGTTAAAAGTTCCAAGTCCTTTGCTTTTCTGAAGAATGATGGAGAATCCATCTTTTATACTCTAGTGACTAGTGAACTACCTGTAATGTGTATTCCTGTAAATAGTGCATTTTTGTGAATTGggattttcctttcttttttggaAAGCTCGAAATTTTACATTATAacatgttaaaatatttttctttcctttgaaaTAATGGGATTCTACTTAGGTAGTGTGTGGTTATTGAACTACCTGTGAAGTGTATTATGTAAACAATgcattttgtgtttgagctttgccAATGAATAATTGTTTGTTTCATTTGCGAATTGGGACATATGTATATAGGAGATGGGAATGATGAAGTGCTGCTTTTTTGTTATAACTCTAATTCTATCTTGATTGACTCTTAAGAATTTTCTTGTTTACTGTTTTGGTGGAATGTTGTTCTGATATTTGCTACAAAAACTTTGTAGATTCCACTGTGGCATCAAAAAGCTAGCCATAGAGCAGATGGTGTAATTCTCTGGGATTACCATGTAATTTGTGTTCAGGTGAGAGCTGAATCTTATGTGATGTGATTTAATCTAGTAAATATTGTTTTCTTTCACCCAAGCTCTAGGATCATTTCATGAGTTCACTTATTGTAATTCATGGTTGCTTGGTCTTCTATTTGCCTTCTTTAGAGGAAGAAAGATGGTGGTACTCATTTAGTATGGGACTTGGATTCAAGTCTTCCATTTCCTTGTCCTTTAGCTACCTATGTGTCAGAAACTATCCGGCCATCATTTCAGCTCTTTTCGGAGTTTCAGAGGTGAGGTAAATTTTAGTTTCTTGCTGCTAATGTTTGTAGAGAATACCCTTTGTTGTTCAGTACTGGTTTTTGACTGAGCAGTATTTACTAATTGTTTGGGTTGGAGTAGAACAGCTATCGAGTTACCTGTAATTCTTTTCGTCTTTTCCCTTCTCACCTAGAAATAATATGATGATGAAACTGTGAAATCTGTTTCTTTTATTGTAAAGCTTCCTTTGACTGATTGTtatcttaaaatatttgatgttacTGTGCTAGGACAGAGTGCTAAGAAAGAATTTGAAGCAACATATTTTGTAGGACATATGCAATTTTAGGAAGCTCTTtagtattatttattatagtgtATAATATCCTTAGACAAATGGCATCTGCTGAAGGAGGTTGTCAATCATCCCCAACCGTTTGTAGGTCAAAATTCAGATGTAACATTAATTTTAAGAATGTCAATGTCTCTAATTTTACCTTTGTGCCTCtagttatttttcattttcattatctTTACTGTTGTATTGTAATGTCATGTGTGTTTCCAGCAATTAGAAACTCTTCTAGTTGTAAGAAACAAGCAAGTCCTTGATAGTCCCATCCAATCTCAACCTGTAATGGAAACATTACCAGTTGTATAGCATCTTGCATGGAGCCATAGAAGCATTCTGGTGAAgcattaattttttcatatttcttgCAAATGCATAATGTTGGAACGTTTACAATGTCATTGGAGATCCAGTTTGTCAATTCTAAAGTTAAACAAGCATGAATTCGTGTAGCTCTTGAGAAACTTCCTTTTTCTATTACcctcttcatatatatatataatattatcagGTTTTTCCGGGTAGTGCATGCTCCTTTATTTCTTCGTCATTTTGCATCTGATAGAAGACACATGAAAGATTCTGAAGGGAACTTTACTGCTCAACCTCCTCCATATGAACCCATAGTTGCTGAAGGTACATGCTATCAACTATAAACCAAAAGTATTAGTATCAGTTACTCATCTGCTTCATTTCCAGTGGGTTAATGCTGTAGAATTTTAAGATTCAGAACTTTCGCATAATATCTACCTGTCTTAGAGCTTGTAGAAGATTAATATGTCTGAGAGTAATCAGTTTTGTCACCCAAGCTGAATCTTGAAGAGTTTGTTGAGGCATTGCATCTGCTGTACTTTTCTTCGTTTTTTGCCCTTAGGCTTCTTGTTTATCTGCATTTTTTTCTCTTGTTGTTCTGGTATTTGTGAATCCCTTTTCTTTGTTATTGACTGCTAGTTGAGCAATGGAAAGACTGTTTAAACTCTCAACTTCTTTTAGTGAACCAGAAGAAATTCTTAGGGAATGGAAAGTAAATTAAATATGTAAACTGAGAATACCTCTTGAGGATTTAGAGGTTTGAAGACATCAGATCTAGAATCTTCTGTGAGCACAAAGTGCATTGAGAGCTACAAAACTTCTGCTAGACAAGGTTCTTTGGttcataccaaaatcaaaccacagAAAGATTATTGTAcgaaaatatataatttgtttaGTGACTCTACATTGTTGACTGCATGTTCTCTACTGTCCTTTCTCATGCATAGTTACTAGTGTTGTTTGACACTGCACTGTTGATTGTTGCTCAAGTTTTTGATGTAGGGTTAATACCCCTCATTAAGGTATCGGATGAATATGATTATTTGAAGCAATTTGTGTTAGGATTTTGCTTTAGATTTTATTTAACTCTTTCTTGTAAATATGCGTATCTAGATGGATCTGTGCACAACTTAAACGAGTACATGGAGATCCGTGCTGCTGATGTACTAACAGATCTACCACCGGAACTGACAAGTGCAGTTTTTGGTCAGAAGCACGGAGTTGTAATTGGTGAAGCACATCTTGAGGAATTATTTTCTCAAATTCCTTGATATGGTGGGTACTTTTAACTAAAATCTTAGAACTTGCATGTTTGATGCATGGTCTTGAGCACTTAAAACTGCTACTGTACAAATATGTTTCCAATACTGTTATATATGTCGTGTGCCACAAacctgcaaaaatgaaggaaaacAACATACTTACAGCAATATTGTtgatgtgtgtgtgtatatatatatattatctttgATTGTAATAAAATTCTTTGTTTGCCATTGTTAATGGTTGTTCTTGAGCTTTTTGTCTGCTGGTCTTCCCATTCATTCTATCTGGACAATGGGGACTTTTGCATTTATGCACAGGTTTAACAGGGTCACGGTTGGTCTATCtagttatgattttttataaatatattaaaaagagaaaggATACACAGAGTATTAAAAGGAATAATATTGTAAGCTTAAATGATGGGTCCGGCAATGCATAACAAACATTTACCAAAAGATGGATCCTTGTAGAAAATGCGCAACTGATTTTGTTGTGTAGTATTAATCGGACGAATTCCACGGTCGGTTGGGTTTAAGAAGGCCTTAATTATTAAGAGAACCCTCAGCTCAGCTCAGGTGTACTTGGTTTGTTTGGTTTAACAATTATACATTTGTTTTTCTTATAAAATTACAGTAAAACCAAAGGAAGGTATACGActtttctgatattttatagGCTTGAACGTAACCTTTATTTAACTATTCAGGAGTTGGAATGTCATCTGCTTTATTCTTCGGAAGTTTCGGGACTTGTATGGACAGCTactttatgattttatttataacACTTCCCGTTAGATATCCATTAACGAAAATTTTGTCTAGGAAAAACTGTTAGCACAATATGTTTTG from the Gossypium hirsutum isolate 1008001.06 chromosome D09, Gossypium_hirsutum_v2.1, whole genome shotgun sequence genome contains:
- the LOC107891316 gene encoding protein N-terminal glutamine amidohydrolase isoform X3; amino-acid sequence: MTTSELRLQPNNLDASLFNHTPFYCEENVYFLCKKLCSSEIADAQGSDLFVVFISNDNKQIPLWHQKASHRADGVILWDYHVICVQRKKDGGTHLVWDLDSSLPFPCPLATYVSETIRPSFQLFSEFQRHMKDSEGNFTAQPPPYEPIVAEDGSVHNLNEYMEIRAADVLTDLPPELTSAVFGQKHGVVIGEAHLEELFSQIP
- the LOC107891316 gene encoding protein N-terminal glutamine amidohydrolase isoform X1 gives rise to the protein MTTSELRLQPNNLDASLFNHTPFYCEENVYFLCKKLCSSEIADAQGSDLFVVFISNDNKQIPLWHQKASHRADGVILWDYHVICVQRKKDGGTHLVWDLDSSLPFPCPLATYVSETIRPSFQLFSEFQRFFRVVHAPLFLRHFASDRRHMKDSEGNFTAQPPPYEPIVAEDGSVHNLNEYMEIRAADVLTDLPPELTSAVFGQKHGVVIGEAHLEELFSQIP
- the LOC107891316 gene encoding protein N-terminal glutamine amidohydrolase isoform X2, whose amino-acid sequence is MTTSELRLQPNNLDASLFNHTPFYCEENVYFLCKKLCSSEIADAQGSDLFVVFISNDNKQIPLWHQKASHRADGVILWDYHVICVQRKKDGGTHLVWDLDSSLPFPCPLATYVSETIRPSFQLFSEFQRRHMKDSEGNFTAQPPPYEPIVAEDGSVHNLNEYMEIRAADVLTDLPPELTSAVFGQKHGVVIGEAHLEELFSQIP